Proteins encoded within one genomic window of Theobroma cacao cultivar B97-61/B2 chromosome 7, Criollo_cocoa_genome_V2, whole genome shotgun sequence:
- the LOC18594912 gene encoding uncharacterized protein LOC18594912 isoform X1, giving the protein MAVSFKYWDDCIDPQNMEEMWKQPEVRTEWIDAGETQGQRVHLSRDPEGQSYLTQTEMRAVAEIVTRIHFHSQIDPEMICAIADLESDRRPLSIRYDKKSKVTTIGIMQIAPKTAEWMFRECDYSSYPVEEDPNILYRPFVNVYFGAAYLQWLSKFDDEDRTEEFIVRAYRGGTKKASHKSTLPYWKRYLSVKESFLSRKHFDGPSPTQAPTSPTSPVSPVSPCSGVGLNWDVRVSSEDMEQMWNHPDVSKEWTKSKERRGKVRFSYDKEKKPYLSRIELKAIAEIIVSKYFSTRGIKPTVLCALAEMVSMHFVDGIEARAGIMGIDYSTAFWLYTEVGYRAYRVDYVEDLTKPFVSMYFGAAYFAWLSEYEGRERTPQFVVQAYLAGPKNVNLQETGPMWLKFEQVLSSYEPRKRNQESCTIL; this is encoded by the exons ATGGCGGTCAGCTTCAAATACTGGGATGACTGCATTGATCCCCAGAACATGGAAGAAATGTGGAAACAACCCGAAGTGAGAACAGAGTGGATAGATGCTGGGGAGACTCAAGGCCAAAGAGTTCACTTATCAAGGGATCCTGAAGGACAGTCTTATTTGACACAAACAGAGATGAGG GCTGTGGCTGAAATCGTTACCCGCATACATTTTCATTCACAGATAGATCCA GAGATGATTTGTGCTATTGCAGACCTTGAAAGTGACAGGCGGCCTCTTTCCATTCGATATGATAAGAAAAGCAAGGTAACTACTATAGGGATCATGCAAATTGCGCCAAAAACAGCAGAGTGGATGTTCAG GGAATGTGATTATTCATCATACCCAGTCGAAGAGGATCCAAATATTCTATACAGGCCTTTTGTAAATGTATATTTTGGTGCAGCTTACCTTCAATGGTTATCAAAATTCGATGATGA AGATAGAACTGAAGAGTTTATCGTGAGGGCATATAGGGGTGGTACAAAAAAAGCAAGTCATAAATCAACCCTGCCGTATTGGAAGCGTTATCTTTCAGTGAAAGAAAGTTTTCTATCCAG AAAACATTTTGATGGTCCTTCGCCGACTCAAGCACCAACTTCACCAACTTCACCAGTTTCACCAGTCTCACCATGCTCAG GGGTTGGCCTAAATTGGGACGTTAGAGTTTCCTCTGAAGACATGGAACAGATGTGGAATCATCCTGATGTCTCCAAGGAGTGGACCAAATCTAAAGAAAGAAGGGGAAAAGTGCGCTTTTCCTATGATAAAGAGAAGAAGCCATATCTTTCTCGAATAGAACTGAAG GCAATTGCAGAAATAATTGTTTCCAAGTACTTCAGTACCAGGGGAATCAAACCT ACAGTACTTTGTGCTCTGGCTGAGATGGTTAGCATGCACTTTGTAGATGGGATTGAAGCACGAGCTGGAATAATGGGAATTGACTACTCTACAGCCTTCTGGCTTTACAC AGAGGTGGGCTACAGGGCTTATCGAGTTGATTATGTGGAAGATTTGACCAAACCATTTGTGTCCATGTATTTCGGTGCGGCATATTTTGCTTGGTTATCAGAGTATGAAGGGAG GGAAAGGACTCCACAATTTGTGGTTCAGGCTTACCTTGCTGGACCAAAGAATGTAAATCTTCAAGAGACAGGTCCGATGTGGCTTAAATTTGAGCAAGTTTTGAGCAGTTACGAACCCAGAAAAAG GAATCAAGAGAGCTGCACCATCTTATAA
- the LOC18594912 gene encoding uncharacterized protein LOC18594912 isoform X2, protein MAVSFKYWDDCIDPQNMEEMWKQPEVRTEWIDAGETQGQRVHLSRDPEGQSYLTQTEMRAVAEIVTRIHFHSQIDPEMICAIADLESDRRPLSIRYDKKSKVTTIGIMQIAPKTAEWMFRECDYSSYPVEEDPNILYRPFVNVYFGAAYLQWLSKFDDEDRTEEFIVRAYRGGTKKASHKSTLPYWKRYLSVKESFLSRKHFDGPSPTQAPTSPTSPVSPVSPCSGVGLNWDVRVSSEDMEQMWNHPDVSKEWTKSKERRGKVRFSYDKEKKPYLSRIELKAIAEIIVSKYFSTRGIKPTVLCALAEMVSMHFVDGIEARAGIMGIDYSTAFWLYTERTPQFVVQAYLAGPKNVNLQETGPMWLKFEQVLSSYEPRKRNQESCTIL, encoded by the exons ATGGCGGTCAGCTTCAAATACTGGGATGACTGCATTGATCCCCAGAACATGGAAGAAATGTGGAAACAACCCGAAGTGAGAACAGAGTGGATAGATGCTGGGGAGACTCAAGGCCAAAGAGTTCACTTATCAAGGGATCCTGAAGGACAGTCTTATTTGACACAAACAGAGATGAGG GCTGTGGCTGAAATCGTTACCCGCATACATTTTCATTCACAGATAGATCCA GAGATGATTTGTGCTATTGCAGACCTTGAAAGTGACAGGCGGCCTCTTTCCATTCGATATGATAAGAAAAGCAAGGTAACTACTATAGGGATCATGCAAATTGCGCCAAAAACAGCAGAGTGGATGTTCAG GGAATGTGATTATTCATCATACCCAGTCGAAGAGGATCCAAATATTCTATACAGGCCTTTTGTAAATGTATATTTTGGTGCAGCTTACCTTCAATGGTTATCAAAATTCGATGATGA AGATAGAACTGAAGAGTTTATCGTGAGGGCATATAGGGGTGGTACAAAAAAAGCAAGTCATAAATCAACCCTGCCGTATTGGAAGCGTTATCTTTCAGTGAAAGAAAGTTTTCTATCCAG AAAACATTTTGATGGTCCTTCGCCGACTCAAGCACCAACTTCACCAACTTCACCAGTTTCACCAGTCTCACCATGCTCAG GGGTTGGCCTAAATTGGGACGTTAGAGTTTCCTCTGAAGACATGGAACAGATGTGGAATCATCCTGATGTCTCCAAGGAGTGGACCAAATCTAAAGAAAGAAGGGGAAAAGTGCGCTTTTCCTATGATAAAGAGAAGAAGCCATATCTTTCTCGAATAGAACTGAAG GCAATTGCAGAAATAATTGTTTCCAAGTACTTCAGTACCAGGGGAATCAAACCT ACAGTACTTTGTGCTCTGGCTGAGATGGTTAGCATGCACTTTGTAGATGGGATTGAAGCACGAGCTGGAATAATGGGAATTGACTACTCTACAGCCTTCTGGCTTTACAC GGAAAGGACTCCACAATTTGTGGTTCAGGCTTACCTTGCTGGACCAAAGAATGTAAATCTTCAAGAGACAGGTCCGATGTGGCTTAAATTTGAGCAAGTTTTGAGCAGTTACGAACCCAGAAAAAG GAATCAAGAGAGCTGCACCATCTTATAA